Proteins from one Juglans microcarpa x Juglans regia isolate MS1-56 chromosome 6S, Jm3101_v1.0, whole genome shotgun sequence genomic window:
- the LOC121237868 gene encoding SUMO-activating enzyme subunit 1B-1-like, giving the protein MDGEVLTEQETALYDRQIRVWGVDTQRRLSKAHILVCGMKGTVAEFCKNIVLAGVSSLTLVDDRVATEEAISANFLIPPDENAYGGKTLAELCCDSLKDFNPMVRVSVEKGDISSFGGDFFDNYDVVVASCCSLATKKSINEKCRKLSKHIAFYTVDCRDSCGEIFVDLQHHRYSKKKLDENIKCQLQYPSIEEAISVPWRALPRKVTKLYFAMRVMERFEEVEGRNPGDVSSADLPGILKLKKELCEANSLNESHVPDKLLERLVMGTREFPPVCAIIGGILGQEVIKAISGKGEPLKNFFFFDAMDGKGIIEDISNPESGS; this is encoded by the exons ACTGAGCAAAGCTCATATATTGGTATGTGGAATGAAAGGGACTGTTGCTGAG TTTTGCAAGAACATTGTTCTAGCGGGAGTTAGTAGTTTGACATTGGTGGATGATCGGGTCGCGACTGAAGAAGCTATCTCTGCGAACTTTTTGATACCTCCTGATGAGAATGCGTATGGTGGAAAGACGCTTGCCGAGCTTTGTTGTGATTCTTTGAAAGACTTCAACCCGATGGTTCGTGTTTCAGTAGAAAAAG GTGACATTTCGAGCTTTGGTGGGGATTTCTTTGATAATTATGATGTCGTAGTTGCCAGTTGTTGCTCCCTTGCAACCAAA AAATCAATCAATGAGAAATGCCGGAAGTTATCAAAGCATATAGCATTCTATACAGTTGATTGTAGAGACTCTTGTGGTGAAATATTTGTCGACCTGCAACACCATAGATATTCAAAG AAAAAACTTGACGAGAACATCAAGTGCCAACTTCAGTATCCAAGTATCGAG GAAGCGATTTCAGTACCCTGGCGGGCACTTCCAAGGAAAGTGACAAAGCTATACTTTGCCATGAGAG TGATGGAAAGGTTTGAAGAGGTTGAGGGGCGTAATCCAGGGGATGTTTCAAGTGCAGATCTTCCTGGTATCCTGAAGCTGAAAAAGGAACTTTGTGAGGCAAAT TCACTGAATGAATCTCATGTTCCTGACAAACTCCTTGAAAGATTGGTAATGGGTACTAGAGAATTCCCTCCAGTTTGTGCCATCATTGGAGGAATCCTTGGACAG GAGGTTATCAAAGCGATCTCAGGCAAAGGGGAACCcctaaaaaatttcttcttcttcgatgCTATGGATGGAAAAGGCATAATAGAAGACATTTCAAACCCTGAGAGTGGAAGTTGA